The DNA segment CTAAAACAAACATTAGTTCATTTTTAATTTCTTCTCAATGTCATTTACATAAGCCCTGAATTTCTTATCCGTCTGTATCAGGTCTTCTACAGTTTGGCAGGCATAAATCACTGTAGAGTGGTCTCGCCCTCCAAAAAATGCACCAATGGTTTTTAAAGAGCTTTTGGTCATGCCTTTGGCCAGGTACATCGAAATCTGGCGGGCCTGCACTACCTCACGTTTACGGGTTGGCGCTTTAAGCAAATGAACCGGAACTTCAAAATAGTCACAAACCAGTTTCTGTATGTAATCAATGGAAACCTCTTTAGTCGTATTTTTAATGAAATTTTTGAGCATAGATTTAGCCAGTTGCAAATCTATTTCCTTCCTGTTCATGGTCGATTGTGCCAGTAAAGAAACCATTGCCCCTTCCAGTTCCCGAACATTATTATCAATATTATGTGCTACGTACTCTACCACTTCATCAGGTAAATCTATGCCATCAGCATACATTTTTTTTCTTAAGATAGCAATTCTTGTTTCCAGTTCAGGTACCTGCAAATCTGCAGAAAGCCCCCATTTAAAACGGCTCAACAACCTTTCTTCCAATCCAGACAAATCTTTAGGCGCCTTATCAGAAGTAATGATGATCTGCTTGCCCGACTGATGCAAATGGTTAAAAATATGGAAAAAGATATCCTGTGTTTTTTCTTTGCCTGCAAAGTTATGTACATCGTCCATGATGATCACATCCATAGCCTGGTAAAAGTTCACAAAATCATTAATGGTGTTGTTCTTTAACGATTCAACAAATTGCTGGCAAAACTTCTCACATGACACATAGATCACCAGTTTATCCGGCAGGTTTCTCCTGATCTCGTTACCGATGGCCTGTGCCAGGTGGGTTTTTCCTAAACCTGAAGAACCATAAATCATCAGGGGATTGAATGAGGTAGCACCAGGCTTAGCTGCTACAGCATGTCCGGCCGATCTTGCCAAACGATTACAGTCGCCCTCAACATAAGCTTCAAATGTATAACCAGGGTTCAATTGTGGATCTACGTTCATTTTCTTCAGCCCTGGAATCACAAACGGATTTTTGATGTCCCTGTTGATGTTTACCGGAACTGGCATAGACTGTTTCTTGTTGCCTGCACCATTTCCGTTAGATGGCATATTAGTCGTATACGGCAAAGCTCCGTTACTCGATTTGTCTACCACTATATTGTATTCCAGCCTGCCTTCATCACCCAGCTGCTGCTTTACTGTTTTACGCAACAGACCAACATAATGTTCTTCCAGCCATTCGTAGAAAAATAAGCTGGGTACCTGCACAGTTAAAACCTTATCTTCCAGCTTAAGGGCAGATATCGGTTCGAACCAGGTTTTGAAGCTCTGGGCCGGGATATTATCCTTTATAATCTGGAGACAGTTATTCCATACTTGTGTACAAGTGATTTGCATATTTTTCTTTAATATTTTATGGTTTTGTTAATAATAAAACAACAGGTAAACCTTGTTGTTCGGGGATGCGAAGATGGTAAAATTTACCAACATTCGGAGGGAAAATCTGACCTTTTTTATAACTCCTTAAGCAGCAAAAGAATAGAATTCTTGTTTATCCCAACTCCTGTGGATAACTCTTTTTGTGTCTAAAAGCTTTTACCATTTCATCAAGTCCATCACCCTCAAAAATTCGGTCTGTACCGAAGCTTTCAGCTGCACTTGTTTACCGGTAACCGGGTGCAAAAACGTCAATTCCGATGCGTGGAGCAACATTGTAGTCATGTCCCAGGTCTCTTTAAAAAATTTATTCTGCTTGTTACAGCCATGTTTACGGTCCCCTATTATCGGATAGAATATATGTGCAAAGTGCTTGCGCAGCTGGTGCATACGTCCTGTTGTTGGACTGGCCTCAACCAGTGAATACCTGGAAGTAGGATGCTTTCCAAAAGCAATATCCAGCTCTGCACGCTTTAAAGTAACAAAAGCAGTAAATGCCTCCTGTATCGTCCCGTTCTCTTTGGCAAGCGGATAATCGATAGCCATCTGATCGGGTGCATAACCACGCAGTACAGCCAGGTATTTTTTTTGTACTTCCCCATTCATAAATTTCTGCTGCATTGCGGTTTCCACATCCTTCTCAAAAGCGAAAAGCAATAATCCCCCGGTTTTCCTGTCCAGTCGGTGTACTGGGCTAACATGCCTGTTTACCTGGTCTCTGAGCAACTGTAATGCAAACTCTTTCGCATCATTGGCTATCGATGACCGGTGTACCAGTAATCCATGTGGTTTATTGATGGCAATTAAATGGTCGTCCTGATATACAATTTCAAGCATTTACTTTTTTACACAAAGGTAAGGCTTTTCTCTATTATGCCCTACCCATTCTAATGCCCTCTTACAGGGTAGCATATAAAGATATAGTAATAACAATATTAAAACATAATGAATACAGAATTAAAATACCTTTAAGTTACCTTTCACTTACCCTTGAGATACCGTTGGAATACCATATATGGTATTCCAACGGTATCTCAAGGGTATTTTAATAGTATTACAATTATGTATTCATATTATAATTATTTAATTGTCACTATGTCGTCATATAAAACCCTTTAGTAAGGCTTCTCTTGATTTAATGCTATCTTTATAATCGCCTGTTATTGAAGGTGATTATAATCTAACCAAATATTAGCGATGGCTATTGCAGAAAACGGCCCTGGTGGTAACCACAAGGGCAAATTAGGGAATGTGGTGTATTACATGCTGAATGGCAAAAATGTATCGCGTTTAATTGGTAAAACCACCAAACCTCCTACTTTATTACAACTCGAATCCAGGCTGGCAACCAAAATGTGCAGCGCAGTGCTCAGCCGTTTGAAGGGCTTCATCAATACGGGCTTTAGCGTAGCTGCCATTAAAACTAAGGACAATGCTTTTAATGAAGCCACCAAAGCCAACAAAAAGAACATCATCAAAGGAATATATCCCGATCTGGAAATTGCTTACGACCGGCTCCAGGTGAGCACAGGCCCTTTAATGCCTGCACAAAACTGGCTGGTAACGCCAACCGAAATTGGCTTGCAGTACAGCTGGGATACCGACCCGGAAATGCCCTGGCCGGAAGCTACCGACCAGGTGATGATGCTGGCCTATTTCCCTACAGAGGAAAAGGTATACTTTAACCTTTTTGGCAACAGCAGGTTATCGGGCAGTGATGTGCTGGAAATTCCGCCTAGTATGCAGGGTAAATACATGGAAACCTATATCTCTTTTATTGCTGCCAACAGGAAACAGCTGGCTGACAGTACTTATACCGGGTATTTTAACCCCGAAACAGCTGAAACCTTAAATTCATAAGCATGGGTATACAAAGATCGGGGATCCTTGGTCCCTTCCGCAATAAAGTAGGGCCGGCAGTTGGCCGCCACCATATGGGCCAGGATCTGCTGCTCCCTCTTCCGCATACGAGCAATAAGCCGCCTACGCCGGCGCAAACGGAGGCGCGCCTTAAGTTTGGCCTGCTAAATAGCTTTTTAAAAAGAATTAAGCTGTTGGTAAATGTAGGTTTTAAGGCTTATGTAAAGCACAACAGCCCGGTAAATGAAGCTTATTCTTACAATGCCGACCGGGCTTTTGTTAAAGATGGCGACAGTTTTTTGATCAACTATCCAAAAATGGTGTACAGCAGGGGGCATGTGGTTGGCCCTGAAGGGGCGCAGGTAAGCTCAGCGGATGGAAAGATCACTTTTAGCTGGCAGGCCCAGAAGCAGTCGGCCTATTGCCAGTATACCGATCTGGGCAGTTTTCTGGTGTATCATCCTGTGAAGGACATGGCGGTTATTTTACAGGGT comes from the Pedobacter heparinus DSM 2366 genome and includes:
- the dnaA gene encoding chromosomal replication initiator protein DnaA, encoding MQITCTQVWNNCLQIIKDNIPAQSFKTWFEPISALKLEDKVLTVQVPSLFFYEWLEEHYVGLLRKTVKQQLGDEGRLEYNIVVDKSSNGALPYTTNMPSNGNGAGNKKQSMPVPVNINRDIKNPFVIPGLKKMNVDPQLNPGYTFEAYVEGDCNRLARSAGHAVAAKPGATSFNPLMIYGSSGLGKTHLAQAIGNEIRRNLPDKLVIYVSCEKFCQQFVESLKNNTINDFVNFYQAMDVIIMDDVHNFAGKEKTQDIFFHIFNHLHQSGKQIIITSDKAPKDLSGLEERLLSRFKWGLSADLQVPELETRIAILRKKMYADGIDLPDEVVEYVAHNIDNNVRELEGAMVSLLAQSTMNRKEIDLQLAKSMLKNFIKNTTKEVSIDYIQKLVCDYFEVPVHLLKAPTRKREVVQARQISMYLAKGMTKSSLKTIGAFFGGRDHSTVIYACQTVEDLIQTDKKFRAYVNDIEKKLKMN
- a CDS encoding DUF6266 family protein — translated: MAIAENGPGGNHKGKLGNVVYYMLNGKNVSRLIGKTTKPPTLLQLESRLATKMCSAVLSRLKGFINTGFSVAAIKTKDNAFNEATKANKKNIIKGIYPDLEIAYDRLQVSTGPLMPAQNWLVTPTEIGLQYSWDTDPEMPWPEATDQVMMLAYFPTEEKVYFNLFGNSRLSGSDVLEIPPSMQGKYMETYISFIAANRKQLADSTYTGYFNPETAETLNS
- a CDS encoding DUF6266 family protein, with protein sequence MGIQRSGILGPFRNKVGPAVGRHHMGQDLLLPLPHTSNKPPTPAQTEARLKFGLLNSFLKRIKLLVNVGFKAYVKHNSPVNEAYSYNADRAFVKDGDSFLINYPKMVYSRGHVVGPEGAQVSSADGKITFSWQAQKQSAYCQYTDLGSFLVYHPVKDMAVILQGKVNRYAQSFVIQLPVDFPGDKVHCYMSFASANGKLQGDSLYVGELVVVA
- a CDS encoding pseudouridine synthase — its product is MLEIVYQDDHLIAINKPHGLLVHRSSIANDAKEFALQLLRDQVNRHVSPVHRLDRKTGGLLLFAFEKDVETAMQQKFMNGEVQKKYLAVLRGYAPDQMAIDYPLAKENGTIQEAFTAFVTLKRAELDIAFGKHPTSRYSLVEASPTTGRMHQLRKHFAHIFYPIIGDRKHGCNKQNKFFKETWDMTTMLLHASELTFLHPVTGKQVQLKASVQTEFLRVMDLMKW